From Terriglobales bacterium, a single genomic window includes:
- a CDS encoding dual specificity protein phosphatase: MDLTWITPRIAVGGGIWNDANMLAVVRAGVTHIIDMQIEFDDTPLAEPYGLQVLWNPADDDFQPKPPKMFEAAVEFALAALDHQEENKVLVHCAAGVHRAPMMALALLRVLGWSLDDARMLIEERRPVADFADVYVKSVENFIRNYKVPSKPLRS, from the coding sequence TTGGACCTCACCTGGATCACACCCCGGATCGCAGTCGGTGGCGGCATCTGGAACGATGCCAACATGCTGGCCGTGGTCCGCGCCGGTGTCACCCACATCATCGACATGCAGATCGAGTTCGACGACACCCCGCTGGCCGAGCCCTACGGCCTCCAGGTGCTGTGGAACCCGGCCGACGACGACTTCCAGCCCAAGCCGCCCAAGATGTTCGAGGCCGCGGTGGAGTTCGCCCTCGCCGCTCTCGACCACCAGGAAGAGAACAAGGTGCTTGTCCACTGCGCCGCCGGCGTCCACCGCGCCCCCATGATGGCCCTGGCGCTGCTGCGCGTCCTCGGCTGGTCGCTCGACGACGCCCGCATGCTCATCGAGGAGCGCCGCCCGGTCGCCGATTTCGCCGACGTGTACGTCAAGAGCGTCGAGAACTTCATCCGCAACTACAAGGTCCCGAGCAAGCCACTGCGGAGCTAG
- a CDS encoding bifunctional 5,10-methylenetetrahydrofolate dehydrogenase/5,10-methenyltetrahydrofolate cyclohydrolase, translated as MSTPTQSAVVMYGKPVAEEIDARVRAGVAEFKARHQAAPSLAIVQVGMNAASERYIRKKIESCARLEMKAELHLFDEQISGDALRKEVARLDRSPRFHGILVQLPLPRHIEEATSGANKFDVFDAISPAKDVDGIGREAATDLYRAQQSRMRFLPATALAVRRMMAYYKVETEGKLAVVIGRNDITAKPVVLMLGGRMCNAAALWIHRYVSPAEQALLIRSADIVVTSVGSTQFVITGDMLQPRAVVFDIATRVDEQGKLNGDVDFESARQVASFITPVPRGIGPVTVAALNENLLRAARFSAGEDAFGYTF; from the coding sequence TTGTCCACTCCCACCCAATCAGCGGTCGTGATGTACGGCAAGCCGGTCGCCGAGGAGATCGACGCTCGCGTCCGCGCCGGGGTCGCGGAGTTCAAGGCCCGCCACCAGGCCGCGCCTTCGCTGGCCATCGTGCAGGTGGGCATGAACGCCGCCTCAGAGCGTTACATCCGGAAGAAGATCGAATCCTGCGCCCGGCTGGAGATGAAGGCGGAGCTTCACCTCTTCGACGAGCAGATCTCCGGCGACGCGTTGCGCAAGGAGGTCGCGCGCCTCGACCGCTCTCCCCGGTTCCACGGCATCCTGGTACAGCTTCCGCTGCCGCGCCACATCGAGGAGGCGACCAGCGGCGCCAACAAGTTCGACGTCTTCGACGCCATCTCGCCGGCCAAGGACGTAGACGGCATCGGGCGCGAGGCGGCCACCGACCTTTATCGCGCACAGCAATCGCGCATGCGCTTCCTCCCCGCCACCGCCCTGGCCGTCCGCCGCATGATGGCCTATTACAAGGTGGAGACCGAAGGCAAGCTGGCCGTGGTCATCGGCCGCAACGACATCACCGCCAAGCCGGTGGTGCTGATGCTGGGCGGGCGCATGTGCAACGCCGCCGCCCTCTGGATCCACCGCTACGTCTCGCCCGCCGAGCAGGCCCTGCTCATCCGCAGCGCCGACATCGTGGTCACCTCCGTCGGCTCCACCCAGTTCGTCATCACCGGCGACATGCTGCAGCCCCGCGCGGTGGTGTTCGACATCGCCACCCGGGTGGACGAGCAGGGAAAGCTGAATGGGGACGTGGACTTCGAGAGCGCGCGCCAGGTGGCGTCGTTCATCACCCCGGTGCCCCGGGGCATCGGCCCGGTCACCGTCGCCGCCCTCAACGAGAACCTGTTGCGCGCCGCCCGCTTCTCCGCCGGCGAAGACGCCTTCGGCTACACGTTCTGA
- a CDS encoding S24 family peptidase, with product MRFKALQDNLRKAMWKRIGERQLTGLKLAKQTGFKQAHISNFLNRKRSLSLEGMDKVLHVQKLSVLDLLDPDEVNERATVIAPAEGSFENVPLVESEVAAGDVLITAKKIKDILQFKKGFLKRLRPDAVPAAREKWRRFVLIKVDGRDGMSMYPRLLPGATVLIDRHYNSLKPYRKHEQNMYAVRREGVCTIKYVERAGKNLVLRPHNQNYPVDVITVAEGKNYTDYIVGRVCHVAIET from the coding sequence ATGAGATTCAAAGCGTTGCAGGACAACCTGCGCAAGGCGATGTGGAAGCGGATCGGCGAGCGCCAGCTGACCGGGCTGAAGCTGGCCAAACAGACCGGGTTCAAGCAGGCGCATATCTCCAACTTCCTCAACCGCAAGCGGTCCCTCAGCCTGGAGGGCATGGACAAGGTGCTGCACGTGCAGAAGCTGTCGGTGCTCGACCTGCTGGACCCCGACGAGGTGAACGAGCGGGCCACGGTCATCGCCCCGGCGGAGGGCAGCTTCGAGAACGTGCCCCTGGTGGAGAGCGAGGTGGCGGCCGGCGACGTCCTGATCACCGCGAAGAAGATCAAGGACATCCTGCAATTCAAGAAAGGGTTCCTGAAACGGCTGCGGCCGGACGCGGTGCCGGCGGCGCGGGAAAAATGGCGGCGCTTCGTGCTCATCAAGGTGGACGGGCGCGACGGCATGAGCATGTATCCGCGCCTGCTGCCCGGGGCCACCGTGCTCATCGACCGCCACTACAACAGCCTGAAGCCCTACCGCAAGCACGAGCAGAACATGTACGCGGTGAGGCGCGAGGGCGTCTGCACCATCAAGTACGTGGAGCGGGCGGGCAAGAACCTGGTGCTGCGGCCGCACAACCAGAACTATCCAGTGGACGTGATCACCGTGGCCGAGGGCAAGAACTACACCGACTACATCGTGGGCCGGGTGTGCCACGTGGCCATCGAGACGTAG